One stretch of Brevibacillus laterosporus DNA includes these proteins:
- a CDS encoding response regulator, whose protein sequence is MIKVLIVEDDPMVAEFNKRYLEMMEGFTVQAVANDVSKALELIEEIDVDLVLLDVYLPGKSGFDFLTQIRQRERSIDVIMITAACDTKSISKALHFGAVDYLIKPFEFERLQEALQGYKEKVSVMKRQNKLNQTDLDKLLLAKDKEHTPILVELPKGLTRTTLQLIWDHITKRRGQAFSTEEMAHEVGISRVSMRKYLNFLSEIGVLKAEIMYGTVGRPVCKHRTVEDSSERIRQYM, encoded by the coding sequence ATGATTAAGGTGCTAATTGTAGAAGATGACCCAATGGTTGCAGAATTTAATAAAAGATACTTAGAAATGATGGAAGGCTTTACCGTTCAGGCTGTAGCCAATGATGTCAGTAAGGCATTAGAGCTTATTGAAGAAATAGATGTTGACCTGGTGCTTCTCGATGTTTATTTGCCTGGAAAGAGTGGATTTGACTTTCTCACACAAATACGTCAACGGGAAAGAAGCATTGATGTCATTATGATTACAGCAGCTTGTGATACGAAAAGCATTAGTAAAGCCTTGCATTTTGGTGCTGTTGATTATTTAATTAAGCCGTTTGAGTTCGAACGCTTACAAGAGGCTCTGCAAGGTTATAAAGAAAAAGTTAGCGTGATGAAACGACAAAATAAATTGAATCAGACCGATTTGGATAAATTGTTGTTAGCAAAGGATAAAGAGCATACACCTATCTTAGTGGAGCTTCCCAAAGGGTTGACACGTACGACGTTGCAATTGATTTGGGATCATATTACTAAGCGAAGAGGGCAAGCTTTCTCCACTGAGGAGATGGCCCATGAGGTAGGTATATCGCGCGTATCCATGCGGAAATACTTGAATTTTTTAAGTGAGATTGGAGTGTTAAAGGCTGAGATTATGTACGGCACAGTAGGACGCCCAGTATGTAAGCACCGGACGGTAGAGGATAGCAGCGAACGTATCAGACAGTATATGTAG
- the sbnA gene encoding 2,3-diaminopropionate biosynthesis protein SbnA, translating to MIYENALELIGNTPVVKINHLVQTENSELYVKLEGFNPGGSSKDRVAKRIIEYAEKTGKLEANGTIVESSSGNLAIGLAMVAKMKGYKMICVVDPKISKVNLNLIKAFGAQVHMVDQSDEHGNYLKTRLATAQLLESSIEGAYWPNQYNNPENPKAYMHSLAREIYSDFQDTLDWIVCPVGTAGLITGVAAEMKKLNPSVKILAVDAVGSVIFGGKPGARRLLGIGNAIVPGNLDKSLYDRLSYVNDADAFFMTRELVLQEGLLVGGSSGATVCAALRLLEDLPKGQKVLAILPDRGDRYYSTIFSDEWMNQNEIRLPQSIYKSVSI from the coding sequence ATGATTTATGAAAATGCACTAGAATTGATAGGCAATACACCAGTAGTAAAGATTAATCATCTAGTACAAACTGAAAATAGCGAATTATATGTAAAATTGGAAGGGTTTAATCCAGGAGGAAGTTCCAAGGATAGGGTTGCAAAACGTATAATTGAGTATGCTGAAAAAACGGGAAAATTAGAAGCCAATGGAACAATTGTTGAATCATCATCGGGTAATCTGGCTATAGGATTAGCTATGGTGGCTAAAATGAAAGGCTATAAAATGATATGTGTAGTAGATCCTAAAATAAGCAAGGTTAATCTAAATCTTATTAAAGCATTTGGTGCACAGGTTCATATGGTAGATCAATCAGATGAGCATGGGAACTACTTAAAAACAAGATTAGCTACGGCACAACTTTTAGAAAGTTCGATAGAGGGTGCTTATTGGCCAAATCAATATAACAATCCAGAAAATCCAAAAGCGTATATGCATTCATTAGCCCGCGAAATCTATAGTGATTTTCAGGATACCTTAGATTGGATTGTATGCCCAGTTGGCACAGCAGGATTAATAACTGGAGTAGCAGCAGAAATGAAAAAGCTAAATCCTTCTGTTAAAATTTTAGCAGTGGATGCTGTCGGCTCGGTTATTTTCGGTGGAAAGCCAGGTGCACGAAGATTGCTCGGTATTGGAAATGCAATCGTTCCTGGCAATTTAGATAAGAGTTTATATGATCGATTAAGTTATGTAAATGATGCAGATGCGTTTTTTATGACACGAGAACTAGTATTACAGGAGGGACTCCTAGTTGGAGGTTCATCGGGTGCAACAGTATGTGCAGCGTTACGATTACTAGAGGATTTACCAAAAGGACAAAAAGTATTAGCCATTTTGCCAGACAGAGGAGATAGATATTATAGCACTATTTTTTCTGATGAATGGATGAATCAAAATGAGATTAGATTACCTCAATCTATATATAAATCCGTTTCTATTTAA
- a CDS encoding EamA family transporter, giving the protein MDGNRFKGMVMVITGAGLWGISGTVAQQLFQQVNISTEWLVTIRLLISGMILLLLSSFSPKRYQIFGIWKDKKESVKIILFGIGGMLGVQYTYFASINAGNAAVATLLQYLAPIFITFYLIMKCKTFPTKIDTISIFLALLGTFLLLTNGSTDNLTVSKPAIIWGILSGLTLAFYTLYSKGLLDKWASSIVVGWGMIIGGIGLTLLSFISTRKIIFLSRIENLTLETFLLIGFVVIFGTLIAFYLYLESIRYITPKETSLLGCTEPLAAIISSVLLLHVPFGIFQSVGTLSVLVMVFLLSQKPSTSGKNSNVIDS; this is encoded by the coding sequence ATAGATGGAAATCGATTTAAAGGAATGGTGATGGTAATTACAGGTGCCGGTTTATGGGGTATATCAGGTACCGTTGCTCAACAGCTTTTCCAACAAGTAAACATTTCTACAGAGTGGCTTGTTACAATTCGACTATTGATTTCAGGAATGATTTTGTTGCTTCTGTCATCATTTAGCCCAAAAAGATATCAAATATTTGGCATATGGAAAGATAAAAAAGAATCAGTAAAAATTATTCTTTTTGGAATAGGAGGCATGCTAGGGGTCCAATACACGTATTTTGCTTCGATTAATGCGGGAAATGCTGCTGTTGCAACCTTATTACAGTACTTAGCTCCTATATTTATTACTTTCTATCTTATTATGAAATGTAAAACTTTTCCTACAAAAATTGATACCATATCTATTTTTTTAGCTTTATTAGGAACCTTTTTATTACTTACGAATGGATCAACAGATAATTTAACAGTATCTAAACCAGCAATCATTTGGGGTATTTTATCTGGTTTAACTTTAGCGTTCTATACACTTTATTCAAAGGGATTATTAGATAAATGGGCTTCTTCTATCGTTGTTGGCTGGGGTATGATTATCGGGGGGATTGGATTAACGCTCCTAAGCTTTATCTCTACAAGAAAAATCATATTTTTATCTCGTATCGAGAATCTAACCTTAGAAACTTTTTTATTAATTGGGTTCGTTGTTATTTTCGGTACATTAATCGCTTTCTACCTTTATCTTGAAAGTATAAGATATATTACTCCAAAAGAAACAAGTTTACTAGGGTGTACGGAGCCACTTGCAGCTATTATTTCATCCGTTCTACTTTTACATGTACCTTTTGGAATTTTCCAATCCGTAGGGACTCTATCTGTTCTAGTCATGGTTTTCTTGCTAAGTCAAAAACCTTCTACATCAGGAAAAAATTCGAATGTAATCGATAGTTGA
- a CDS encoding SpoVR family protein, producing the protein MNQEEQRKLEYAIDEITEIAKGFGLDFYPMRYEICPAEIIYTFGAYGMPTRYSHWSFGKNFHKMKLQYDLNLSKIYELVINSNPCYAFLLDGNSLIQNKLIVAHVLAHCDFFKNNVRFSNTNRNMVESMAASADRIREYEIAYGKEKVEELLDACIGIQEHIDPRLIHPNKERIKSNGNEIEAPKMYKPSSPYDDLWKLDQEITKIDASPNQPQRFPVQPEKDLLWFIQEYSPYLAEWQRDIMTIIRDEMLYFWPQMETKIMNEGWASYWHCRILREMDLTEAETIEFAKLHSSVIQPSTTSINPYHLGLKMYEDIEKRYNNPTKEEQERFGRKPNQGMEKIFEVRELDGDISFIRNYLTENLVKELDMYSFGKQGNDWVVTQKQWELVRDQLALSRVNGGFPYLTVQDGDYLRSGELYIKHLYEGLELDVKYIEKTLPYVYTLWGKNAHIETALDDRTVVFSYDGKKVHRRFL; encoded by the coding sequence ATGAACCAGGAGGAACAACGTAAACTGGAATATGCAATTGATGAAATAACCGAAATTGCCAAAGGGTTTGGCTTAGATTTTTATCCCATGCGCTATGAGATATGCCCGGCGGAAATTATTTATACGTTTGGGGCTTACGGAATGCCGACCAGATATTCGCATTGGTCTTTTGGTAAAAATTTCCACAAAATGAAGCTTCAGTATGATTTAAATCTCAGCAAAATTTATGAATTAGTGATTAACTCTAATCCATGCTATGCATTTTTATTAGATGGCAATAGCTTGATCCAAAATAAACTAATCGTGGCACATGTACTGGCTCACTGCGATTTCTTCAAAAACAACGTGCGCTTTAGCAATACTAATCGTAATATGGTAGAGAGCATGGCCGCTAGTGCTGACCGTATTCGAGAGTACGAAATCGCATACGGGAAAGAGAAAGTAGAAGAATTATTGGATGCTTGCATCGGGATACAAGAGCATATTGATCCAAGACTGATTCATCCCAACAAAGAGAGAATCAAATCAAATGGGAACGAGATAGAAGCTCCTAAAATGTATAAGCCTAGTTCACCCTATGATGATTTGTGGAAGCTAGATCAAGAAATAACAAAGATAGACGCTTCTCCTAACCAACCGCAACGGTTTCCTGTGCAACCTGAGAAAGATCTGCTCTGGTTTATTCAGGAATATAGTCCGTATTTGGCGGAATGGCAACGCGATATCATGACCATTATTCGCGATGAAATGTTATATTTCTGGCCGCAAATGGAAACCAAGATCATGAACGAAGGCTGGGCTTCCTATTGGCACTGCCGGATTCTTCGGGAAATGGATTTGACCGAAGCAGAGACAATTGAGTTTGCCAAGTTACACTCTTCCGTCATACAGCCATCTACTACCAGCATTAATCCGTATCATTTAGGTCTGAAAATGTATGAAGATATTGAGAAGCGTTACAATAATCCGACGAAGGAAGAACAGGAGCGTTTTGGGCGCAAACCAAATCAAGGAATGGAAAAAATCTTTGAGGTACGTGAACTAGATGGGGACATTTCCTTTATCCGTAACTATCTGACAGAAAACCTAGTGAAGGAACTGGATATGTATTCATTTGGAAAGCAGGGTAATGACTGGGTGGTTACACAGAAGCAATGGGAACTGGTGCGTGATCAATTGGCACTTTCCCGTGTAAATGGAGGCTTCCCGTACCTAACCGTGCAAGATGGTGACTATCTGCGTAGTGGAGAGTTGTATATCAAGCATCTGTATGAGGGTTTAGAGTTAGATGTTAAATACATCGAGAAAACCTTACCGTATGTTTACACATTATGGGGAAAAAATGCACATATTGAAACTGCATTAGATGATCGAACCGTAGTATTTAGCTATGATGGAAAAAAGGTTCATCGGAGGTTTTTATAG
- a CDS encoding citrate lyase subunit beta, with translation MRYFHYLTAEEQQSIFYQSPGSFDRFSDKYLLSHSLGALLYMPGTRKQIVDDIIVKKHRGLISMVLCLEDAIGDNEVLDAENSLIAQVHQIALLIKNGRLQEEDVPLIFIRVREPEQINRLVNQLGEHSLYVTGFVFPKFSSSNGERYFETLIECNKQINRKLYGMPILESSEIIYKETRVSALVEVRNILDKYRDVVLNVRIGATDFSSLFGLRRNPGITIYDLSVIRDCIADIVNMFSRKDSDYVVSGPVWEYFNSTNLPPKTAPLSPFNRNTVVDYEEGLIREVMLDKENGLLGKTIIHPSHIRAVQSLYVVSHEEYMDALAIVQKNDGEQGVMKSEYANKMNEIKPHLNWSNKILMRANIYGVYHAQNNFTNLLAERI, from the coding sequence TTGAGATACTTTCATTATTTAACAGCCGAAGAACAACAATCTATTTTTTATCAAAGTCCCGGTTCATTTGACAGATTTTCAGACAAGTACTTACTTTCTCATTCGTTAGGTGCTTTGTTATATATGCCTGGAACGCGAAAACAGATTGTTGATGACATTATTGTAAAAAAACATAGAGGCTTAATATCCATGGTTTTATGCTTAGAGGACGCAATAGGAGATAACGAAGTACTTGATGCAGAGAATTCCTTGATTGCACAAGTTCATCAGATTGCTTTATTGATCAAAAATGGGCGTTTACAGGAAGAAGATGTACCACTTATCTTTATTCGTGTTCGAGAACCAGAGCAGATTAATCGCTTAGTCAACCAATTAGGAGAACATTCTCTATATGTGACTGGTTTTGTATTTCCCAAATTCTCTAGCTCAAATGGTGAAAGATATTTTGAAACATTGATAGAGTGCAACAAACAGATAAATAGAAAGCTTTATGGCATGCCCATTTTAGAGTCGTCTGAAATTATTTACAAGGAAACTAGAGTAAGCGCTCTCGTAGAAGTGAGAAATATACTAGATAAATACCGTGATGTAGTCCTCAATGTGAGAATTGGAGCTACTGATTTCTCCAGCTTGTTCGGGTTACGTAGAAATCCAGGGATTACGATTTATGATTTATCTGTCATTCGTGATTGTATAGCGGATATCGTAAATATGTTTAGCCGCAAAGATAGTGATTATGTGGTCTCAGGACCTGTTTGGGAATATTTTAATAGTACGAATCTCCCTCCCAAAACGGCGCCCCTCTCTCCTTTTAACCGTAACACCGTCGTGGATTATGAAGAGGGGCTTATTCGTGAAGTGATGCTGGATAAAGAAAATGGTTTATTAGGAAAAACAATTATTCACCCGAGCCATATTCGTGCAGTACAGTCTCTGTATGTAGTGTCTCATGAGGAATATATGGATGCACTTGCCATCGTGCAAAAGAATGATGGTGAGCAGGGAGTTATGAAAAGCGAATATGCAAACAAGATGAATGAAATCAAACCGCATTTGAACTGGTCTAATAAAATTCTAATGCGAGCTAACATATATGGGGTGTATCATGCTCAAAACAACTTCACCAACTTACTTGCCGAAAGAATATAA
- a CDS encoding AEC family transporter, whose amino-acid sequence MNIGEIFISTLTDSKIVSAISSSVFIIFLGFFLRKKEVLSKQTAKILSNVILSVALPALAFTAFMTDINTESLKQGINLLIWGILVYIVLIFVSKPLFAKYVGDKQDVLRVLTIFGSTTFFGIPIVQVMYGAVGVMYASIFNIGYRIFLYSYGYIKMSGLKMEAKNIKTMFLNPIVIATFAGLFIWMFQNYIPQVHMMADGKEVSYAFLRLDQTALWLFKPMDYLAKLASPLAWLSIGATLAEISLKDAVRVKDAWYYSLNKVIIVPIVNIVILTVLTMTGLLPISHVALATVVIMMATPTATVAAAYAISFDKEAVLTSNCSLLSTIVGVLIMPLWIVVLEMIKTLGLFV is encoded by the coding sequence ATGAATATCGGGGAAATTTTTATTAGTACATTAACAGATAGCAAAATTGTTAGTGCCATTAGTTCTTCTGTCTTCATTATTTTCTTAGGATTCTTTTTACGCAAGAAAGAAGTGTTATCAAAACAAACAGCCAAGATTCTAAGTAACGTTATCTTGTCTGTAGCTTTGCCAGCACTGGCATTTACGGCCTTCATGACCGACATTAATACAGAATCCTTAAAACAAGGGATTAACCTTCTCATTTGGGGGATCTTGGTTTACATCGTTCTGATCTTTGTTTCTAAACCACTGTTTGCGAAATATGTAGGCGATAAGCAAGACGTACTACGTGTTCTAACGATCTTTGGTTCTACTACCTTCTTCGGTATTCCAATCGTACAAGTTATGTATGGTGCAGTTGGGGTTATGTACGCTTCTATCTTTAACATTGGATATCGTATTTTCCTTTACTCTTACGGATACATCAAGATGTCTGGTTTAAAAATGGAAGCCAAAAACATCAAGACGATGTTTTTAAATCCAATCGTAATAGCTACTTTTGCTGGATTATTTATCTGGATGTTCCAAAACTATATTCCACAAGTACACATGATGGCGGATGGAAAAGAAGTAAGCTACGCATTCTTGCGCTTAGATCAAACAGCATTGTGGTTGTTCAAGCCAATGGATTATCTAGCTAAATTAGCTTCTCCACTTGCTTGGTTGTCTATTGGTGCTACACTGGCTGAGATTTCTTTAAAAGATGCTGTACGAGTAAAAGATGCTTGGTACTACAGCTTAAACAAAGTTATCATCGTTCCAATTGTTAACATTGTGATCTTGACTGTTCTAACAATGACTGGTCTATTGCCAATCTCTCATGTAGCTTTGGCAACGGTAGTAATCATGATGGCTACACCAACAGCAACAGTCGCTGCAGCCTATGCCATCAGCTTTGATAAAGAAGCAGTATTAACTTCCAACTGCTCCTTGTTATCCACGATAGTAGGTGTTCTGATAATGCCTTTATGGATTGTTGTCCTAGAAATGATTAAAACTTTGGGATTGTTTGTATAA
- a CDS encoding Tellurite resistance TerB, translated as MVNSVKGWFQQQGTTLGEAVKKFKNKNFLEAIAAGCALVAAADGKIESSEKQKMVGYISRNDELKVFKVSEVIDVFNKHTENFEFDHMVGKMEALKVIGAFKNNPEVARVIVSVCCAIGAADGDFDQQEKEVVREICQALNLNSADFQL; from the coding sequence ATGGTTAATTCGGTAAAAGGTTGGTTTCAACAACAAGGTACAACATTAGGAGAAGCCGTCAAAAAATTTAAAAATAAAAATTTTTTAGAGGCAATTGCTGCGGGATGTGCATTAGTTGCTGCCGCGGATGGTAAAATTGAAAGCTCTGAAAAACAGAAAATGGTTGGCTATATTTCACGTAATGATGAATTGAAAGTATTCAAAGTTTCTGAGGTTATCGATGTATTTAACAAACATACAGAGAACTTTGAATTCGACCACATGGTTGGCAAAATGGAAGCTTTGAAAGTAATTGGCGCCTTCAAAAACAATCCAGAAGTAGCGCGTGTTATCGTAAGCGTATGTTGCGCTATTGGTGCAGCTGACGGAGACTTTGATCAGCAAGAAAAAGAAGTGGTCCGAGAGATTTGTCAGGCTCTTAATTTAAATTCAGCAGACTTTCAACTATAA
- the sbnB gene encoding 2,3-diaminopropionate biosynthesis protein SbnB, translating to MLVETKPELIYLNKQDIINVGGYKSEVYVQAIKQALTLHSEKNFSQPLKPYLKTNKKDEHIADRIIAMPAYLGEPSISGIKWIGSKFTNPTKKNMERASALIILNDPETNFPIAILEGSVISSMRTAAVTVVATEYLAKKGFSHLSVIGCGLIAKMQINSLLEQFDHIKHVHLFDLDMQKAEAFVKEIQQRFSHIMFRIHDSAQSAVENAEVLVTCTVTATPYIKSEWIKKGTFVSNISIMDIEKEAFLRADKVVVDDWDQSNREKKIINQLVLEGKFSKEMLHAELGDIITNKKAGRETDDEIIILNPMGMAIEDISCAYEIYKKARQEGIGTVLSLY from the coding sequence ATGTTAGTAGAAACAAAGCCAGAGTTAATCTATTTGAACAAGCAAGATATTATAAATGTAGGTGGTTATAAGTCCGAGGTTTATGTACAAGCTATAAAGCAAGCTCTTACGTTACATTCTGAGAAGAACTTTAGTCAGCCACTAAAACCATATCTGAAGACAAATAAAAAGGATGAGCATATCGCAGATAGAATCATAGCTATGCCTGCTTACTTAGGTGAACCTTCTATTTCAGGTATCAAATGGATTGGAAGTAAGTTTACGAATCCTACTAAAAAAAATATGGAAAGAGCTAGTGCTTTGATCATTTTAAATGATCCTGAAACGAACTTTCCTATTGCCATATTAGAGGGAAGTGTCATCAGTTCCATGAGAACTGCGGCAGTAACAGTAGTAGCGACTGAATATTTAGCGAAAAAGGGTTTTAGCCATTTATCTGTGATAGGTTGTGGATTAATTGCTAAAATGCAAATAAATTCTTTGCTGGAACAGTTTGATCATATTAAGCATGTACATTTGTTTGATCTAGATATGCAAAAAGCTGAAGCGTTTGTCAAAGAAATACAACAGCGCTTTAGTCATATTATGTTCCGTATCCATGATTCAGCTCAAAGTGCGGTAGAGAATGCTGAAGTATTAGTAACTTGCACAGTAACAGCAACTCCGTATATTAAATCAGAGTGGATTAAAAAAGGGACATTTGTAAGTAATATTTCTATTATGGACATAGAGAAAGAGGCATTCTTACGTGCAGATAAAGTTGTTGTTGATGACTGGGATCAATCAAATAGAGAAAAGAAGATCATAAATCAATTGGTGCTGGAAGGAAAATTTTCAAAAGAAATGTTGCATGCAGAGCTAGGAGATATTATTACCAATAAAAAAGCAGGCAGAGAAACAGATGACGAGATTATCATTTTAAATCCAATGGGGATGGCCATAGAAGATATCTCTTGCGCCTATGAAATTTATAAAAAAGCACGTCAAGAAGGTATAGGAACGGTGTTAAGCTTGTATTAA
- a CDS encoding lactate dehydrogenase, giving the protein MKKINLVCYGVRDVEVEFFQKLNKFNYNLTLIADLMNDTNVEMAKGADAVMIRGNCKATRTNIEKLASYGVKYLLTRTVGFNHIDLQAVKDCGMKAARVPSYSPNAISELALTLGMMLMRNASYTANKTKEKDFTVDATMFSKEIRNCTVGILGTGKIGLTTAKLFKGLGAHVVAFDVFENEAAKEIVEYLPLDEVLAKSDLISVHVPFFKDQNYKMINDEFLAKMKDQAVLINTSRGELQDNEAILRALEANKLAGFGTDVFENESTFFFKNLKDQTLPNETIEKLINMFPRVLVTPHIGSYTDEALTNMVEISYENLYSFLTEGKCDNEVA; this is encoded by the coding sequence ATGAAAAAAATTAATCTAGTTTGCTATGGTGTGCGAGATGTAGAGGTAGAATTCTTTCAAAAGCTAAACAAATTCAATTACAATTTAACATTGATAGCAGACTTAATGAACGATACGAATGTTGAGATGGCTAAAGGTGCAGACGCGGTTATGATTCGCGGTAATTGTAAGGCGACTCGTACGAACATCGAAAAACTAGCTAGCTACGGAGTGAAATATTTATTGACTAGAACGGTAGGCTTTAATCATATCGATCTACAAGCGGTGAAAGATTGCGGTATGAAAGCAGCGCGCGTGCCATCTTATTCCCCCAATGCAATCTCTGAACTAGCACTTACACTTGGCATGATGTTGATGCGTAATGCTTCTTATACAGCTAATAAAACAAAAGAAAAAGACTTCACGGTTGATGCTACTATGTTTAGTAAAGAAATTCGTAATTGCACAGTAGGTATCTTGGGTACTGGTAAAATTGGTTTAACTACAGCGAAATTATTCAAAGGCTTGGGAGCTCACGTAGTGGCATTCGATGTTTTTGAAAATGAAGCGGCAAAAGAAATTGTAGAATATCTACCTTTAGATGAAGTATTAGCGAAATCTGATTTGATCTCTGTACATGTTCCTTTCTTCAAAGATCAGAACTACAAAATGATCAACGATGAATTCCTAGCGAAAATGAAAGATCAAGCTGTGCTTATCAACACATCTCGCGGTGAGTTGCAGGACAACGAAGCGATTCTACGAGCGTTGGAAGCGAATAAACTAGCTGGTTTTGGTACCGATGTATTCGAAAATGAGTCTACTTTCTTCTTCAAGAACCTGAAAGATCAGACTTTGCCTAACGAAACCATTGAAAAGCTGATCAATATGTTCCCACGAGTGTTGGTAACACCGCACATCGGTTCTTACACAGATGAAGCATTGACCAACATGGTAGAAATCTCTTATGAAAACTTGTACAGCTTTCTTACTGAGGGAAAATGTGATAACGAAGTAGCCTAA
- the dcuS gene encoding two-component system sensor histidine kinase DcuS: MNKPRKRKLQLSLHTKIILLIGIVVISSLLVTNVLISRDIASQTGHSLSEKVTDIGRIVANSVIVIDGLTGKRDQAEIQSYSNRIKDLTNVSFVVVLDMNLIRKSHPLPSRVGESFMDREDANASLSGKEYISIAEGVLGEALRVFTPVYDYDGKQIGVVTVGIALDDVGKAVKQSRSVIYLSMILGIAIGIIGALLFARHIKKILFGLEPFAIAKVLEEQNAMLQSVREGVIAVDREGLITLVNSEARRLLQLADSSEEIVGKSASDHMWILEETLRTGKAQLDEHYSINGISLVINCVPVVVDDHVVGVVATFRDKTEIQQLVEQITGIQLYADALRAKSHEFKNKLHVIQGMIHMGYYDQLSEYIKQISIQHQKEIGFIVRRIKSTVFAGFLLGKVSDAREDDVELILKEDSYLAETEDSELIHSLITIVGNLINNAMEASIHADVKKVELKIEQTEEQIFIELTDSGHGIPPTFRREIFVKGFSTKGENRGLGLYFVAQHVDKWKGEIAIHSVEGKGTSFVIALPYIMKDEYDD, encoded by the coding sequence ATGAACAAACCTCGCAAAAGGAAGTTACAGCTTAGCTTACACACAAAGATTATTTTGCTTATTGGAATTGTCGTTATTAGCTCTCTCTTGGTTACTAATGTGCTGATCAGTAGGGATATTGCCAGTCAAACGGGTCATAGTTTGTCTGAGAAGGTGACAGACATTGGACGTATTGTAGCTAATTCAGTCATTGTAATTGATGGATTAACGGGTAAACGTGACCAAGCAGAAATTCAAAGCTATTCGAACCGCATCAAAGACCTGACGAATGTGAGCTTTGTGGTTGTGCTTGATATGAATTTAATTAGAAAATCTCATCCGCTGCCTTCCAGAGTCGGGGAATCCTTTATGGATCGGGAAGACGCTAACGCCTCGTTGTCAGGTAAGGAATACATCTCCATTGCAGAAGGAGTGCTGGGCGAGGCATTACGTGTTTTTACGCCTGTATATGATTACGATGGCAAACAGATTGGCGTAGTGACGGTCGGAATAGCATTAGATGATGTAGGAAAAGCGGTCAAGCAGAGCCGATCTGTTATTTATCTAAGCATGATACTTGGAATTGCAATTGGTATTATTGGGGCGTTGTTGTTTGCCAGACATATTAAAAAAATTCTGTTTGGACTAGAGCCCTTTGCTATTGCCAAAGTACTGGAAGAGCAAAATGCGATGCTTCAATCCGTACGGGAAGGTGTTATTGCTGTAGATCGGGAAGGGCTTATTACCTTGGTGAATTCAGAAGCACGAAGGTTATTACAACTAGCCGATAGCTCTGAAGAAATTGTAGGTAAGTCTGCTAGCGACCATATGTGGATATTGGAGGAAACATTACGTACGGGCAAGGCACAGTTGGACGAGCACTATAGCATCAATGGAATTTCACTAGTGATTAACTGTGTACCTGTAGTCGTAGATGATCATGTAGTAGGAGTCGTGGCTACGTTCCGGGATAAGACAGAGATTCAGCAGCTGGTAGAACAGATTACAGGAATACAGCTCTATGCTGATGCACTTCGGGCCAAATCGCACGAATTTAAAAATAAATTGCATGTCATTCAAGGCATGATACATATGGGCTACTACGACCAACTCAGCGAATATATTAAGCAAATTTCTATCCAACACCAAAAAGAGATAGGTTTTATTGTGAGAAGAATTAAAAGCACCGTATTTGCCGGATTCCTATTGGGGAAAGTTAGTGATGCTAGAGAAGATGATGTGGAACTGATCTTGAAAGAAGACAGCTATTTAGCTGAAACCGAGGATTCAGAGCTGATACATTCGCTCATTACCATTGTAGGAAATCTGATTAATAACGCCATGGAAGCTTCTATTCACGCAGATGTTAAAAAGGTAGAGCTGAAAATTGAACAAACAGAAGAACAGATTTTCATTGAACTAACCGATAGCGGACATGGCATTCCACCAACATTTAGACGAGAAATCTTTGTTAAAGGATTCTCGACTAAAGGAGAAAATAGAGGATTGGGGCTGTATTTCGTAGCTCAGCATGTGGATAAGTGGAAGGGTGAGATTGCTATCCATTCTGTTGAGGGGAAAGGAACAAGCTTTGTAATAGCCCTCCCTTACATAATGAAGGATGAATATGATGATTAA